In one window of Henckelia pumila isolate YLH828 chromosome 1, ASM3356847v2, whole genome shotgun sequence DNA:
- the LOC140874468 gene encoding protein RALF-like 19 yields MAFRVGLVFLLVALAAMLMAAHSKEYTVDLGFDVETDGHGLVADALDMDEEMMMESESLRRQLVQSRYISYGALNRNTVPCNRRGASYYSNCRGHQRANPYRRGCTRATHCARNNH; encoded by the coding sequence ATGGCTTTCCGGGTCGGGCTTGTTTTCTTGTTGGTAGCCCTGGCCGCCATGCTCATGGCTGCACATTCCAAGGAATACACCGTCGACTTGGGGTTCGACGTGGAGACCGACGGACACGGGCTGGTGGCAGACGCCTTGGACATGGACGAGGAGATGATGATGGAATCCGAGTCGCTTCGGCGTCAGCTGGTGCAGAGCAGGTACATCAGCTACGGGGCCTTGAACAGGAACACCGTGCCATGCAACCGACGCGGCGCGTCTTACTATAGCAACTGCCGAGGCCACCAGCGAGCCAACCCTTACAGGCGCGGCTGCACCAGGGCCACCCACTGCGCAAGGAACAATCATTGA